The nucleotide sequence CGACGTGGTTGTTCTGCATGCGACTGATCCTGCCACCGTGTACCTTTCCGCTCTGGCCCGGTGCGCCTCCGCATCACTAAGTGACATCGCGAAAACCATGTACGACGATCGGGCGCTGGTCCGGATGCTCGCCATGCGCCGCACAATGTTCGTGGTTCCGGCGGACTTCGTCGCGATTGTTCATCATGGGGCCTCAACCGATGTCGCGGCGCGCATCCGGAAGCACCTTCTCAAGCAGCTCGCGACCGTTCCCACTGAACCGGAACTGCCCGACGACCTGCCTGCGTGGCTCGAGAAGGTCGAGAAAGGGGTGGAGTCGGCGTTAATGCGTCGCGGCACCGCAACTGGGACTGAACTCGCTGTCGAAGAGCCCCGCCTGCGCACCGCGCTTCTTCCCACGACGGAGCGCGCGTGGGACGTCCGGCGCACGATCACCTCTCAAGTCCTCACGATGATGGGTGCGGAAGGACGGATAGTTCGGTGTGAGCCCCGCGGCACGTGGACGTCGCGGCACCACACCTGGGAACCCGGCCATTCTTGGTGGCCAAATGGCATCGAGGAACTCGAGACGGCCAATGCGCGTCAGGAACTCGCGGCCGCGTACATCCACCGCTTCGGGCCCGTCACTGAGGCGGACGTCGCTTGGTGGACGGGGTGGCCGCTTGGTGTGACGAGGAAGGCGCTCGCCGCACTTGACACCGTGACTGTCGAGGCGGGCAGCGGCAGTGCACTGATGCTGGCGGACGACGTCAAAGTTCAAGGCAGCGCGGTCGACGGTTGTGCGACTCTGCTTCCAGCGCTCGATCCCACGCCGATGGGCTGGAAGGAGCGCGCCTGGTATCTCCCCGAAGACCCGGCCCCGCTGTTTGACCGCAACGGCAATATTGGCCCCACCGTCTGGTGGGAGGGCGAGATCATCGGCGGCTGGGCGATCCGTAACGATGGCAGTATCGCGACCAGGCTGTTGAGTGACCGTGGTGCCGCCGCGAGCTCCGCTGTCGCCACTGCTGTGGAGGAGCTCACGCCCAGACTCGACGGGACCGTTGTCATCCCGTCATTCCGCACACCTCTTGAACGTGAGCTCAGTAGCTAGCGCATTCAGCGTTAGCCTCCTCCCGGATGCAAGCCTCCAGACGTTCTGAACGCTGATTCCAGAGCATCCAATACTCCGCAGGCTACAGCGCTGAAATGTACGTTTTGCGCCTGCTCACAAAAAAGCATCTCCCTCCGGGGCCCTGAAGTAGTTCGCGGCTATTCACCGACGTCTCGCAGGCTCCCGCTTACTGGCCCATCGGGGTCAAGAATCATGCAGACGACCTCGCGATCTCCCCCAGCCCAGGTCACCTCAGTGGGATAAAGGAAGTTAAGGACGTACTTGGACGACTCCTCTTCGGTCCCCGTAAACGCCTGGAATTCGTCGCGGCACCCGTCTCGGGCTGTCTCTTGGACCTCGTTGTCGCCGGGAAATTCCGTTCCGTCGAGTTGGTAGATCGCGAAGATCTCCTGCTGATGCGGCTCGTCGCACGGCACGACGGCGACGGTTCCTGGCGTTGACGCTTCCTCAGGGCCGAGGAGGCAGTCACCCACCTGCACATCGAACTCACTCACTTCCCTCGTGCCGGCATCATGTTCTGCCGTCGCCGCTCCTGGGCTCGTGGGTTCTGCATCGTCGGTGGCGTCACCGCCTCCAGCCGAGCACGAGATGGCTGCTAGAGGAGCTGCCGCCAGCACAAGACCGGACAGCCTTCGGCGGCGCCTACCGGTGCGCGATGCGGGACCGAAACGGTTAGTGGACATGGAACACCCTTCTCGAGAAGCCCTTCGGGAAAGGATATTCGCCCGCGCCTAGCCGCCTCAAACGCCTACCGTGCGAGGTAGACGCCGCCGGTGCTGTTCATGTCGTACCGTGATCCCGTGTTACCGGTCTTCCACACGATTTCCCATTCACCGTCCGCGCCGCAGACTAGTGGCCCTGAGCGCGTACCTGTTGGAACGTACTTGATACGCACGTTGCCCTCCGCGTCTTCTTCCTCAACGGCGCAGTAACCTGGGTAGCCGGTCGGCCCCGATGTGTTGGGCACGGCCGACGCGAAAGGCGCACCGCCCACTAGAAGCGCAATCGGGGCAGCGATGAGAAAGGCCTTGGCGGCAGCAGAGCGGAAGCGGGTCATTGAGTGTTCTCCTGAGAAATCCGCCCGACTTGTCCGGGCGGTGTCATTCAAGGATGTGCGTTGCATCCGCGATTCCGTAGACACCCTAGGGGTGGGCTTCTGCCCCTGAGACTGCATTATGGTGAAGCATGCCTGTGTCTATGGATGAGGTCGTCCAGCGAGTCGCCGCATATCAGCCTCGAAGTCTCCCGCCGGACGGAATGCGGGCCGCGACGGCGCTGGTGCTCTGCGCGGAACCGGAACCGCTGTTCGTGGTGATCCGGCGGGCGACGAGGCACGGTGATCCCTGGTCTGGGCATGCCGCGCTACCTGGTGGCCGTTGCGACAAATCGGACGTCGACGCTGCCGCGACCGCACGCCGCGAGACACACGAGGAGATCGGACTGATCGTCGGCGAACCCGTCGGCCAGCTCGACGACATCGGCGGCCGATTCCACAAAGGTGTGGTCACACCAGTCGTTTTTCAGATTTCGCGCGCCCAGCCGCTGCACCCCGACCCACGTGAGGTCGCTGCCGCCCACTGGGTCCCGTTGTCACTGCTAGAGGATCCCAAGCGGCGCACGCGTCACCCGCACCGCAAAATTGGCCCGTGGCCAGCGTGGGACTACCAAACGGGGGACGTACCACCGCTGGATTCGCTGATCATCTGGGGACTGACACATCGGATTCTGAGCAATTTCCTTGACGTCATAGACCCGGCCCGGTAGCGGGGCGCCTCAGCCAGTCCAGTCATTTGCGGGTACATTTGCAAGGCATGAGCCCGGAACCGAACCACCCGTCTTGGCGCGATCCTGACGGATTCGACGACCACGGATCCGGCTACTCCGGCGGCGCTGATGAACATGTCTTCGCTGACGATTACCAGGCGCCCTGGGACCGCGAGTATGACGATGAACCACCGCGGAAAACGTGGCGGCCCCTGATCACGTGGGTGCTAATAGGTGCGCTGATGCTCGGTCCGCTGTTGACACTGCTGAACTTCTACCGGGCCGAACCGGTGGTAGTCGTAGTGATCATCGGCGTCCTCATTGGAGTTGCCTATGTTGCGCATGCTCGTCGCGGTGACGCCGTCACGCGGATCGACCGGGCCTTCAAGAAGCGGGATCGGTGACGGCCCCCGATTCCTGTCAGTCACCGCCTATGACCGGTGGTGTGACCTTGCGGAGCGGGCCGATGATGTCTTCGCCGTTTCGCCGACTGTATAGGTACTTCGGGGTCTGATGATCTTTCTCGCCGGTCTGTCCGGCCGCTCCTGCCATGGGCGCGAAGGCTCCCATGCCGGATCGCGCGCCCGCGTTCGGCGTGCTCGCTGAGGTACCGGCACTGATTCCGCGCTGCGACACACCTTCGGGGGCCGGCCGCGCCGCGCCCAGAGATCCGCGGCCCGCGAGCGGACTGGTGATTCCGCCGCTTGGTCCACCCCGCGCAGCGCTGCGTCCGCCAGGGCTGACTGCCACCCCGCCCTGCACACCCGGTTCTGAGGCCCGAAGACTGCCCGGCTGACCGGCACCGCTACCGCTCACACCCGTTGAGCCGCTAGGTGCGGCCGCGGGATCAACGCGTGCCGCAGGGCTCAGTTCGTGCGCGTTCGGCAGCTGGCCCGGCTGGACCATTGCGGGAGTGACCGATTCACTGGCTCCAGGTATCCCTATAGGCACCGCTGTGCTGCCGGTGCTGCCAGTGCTGCCGCTG is from Hoyosella subflava DQS3-9A1 and encodes:
- a CDS encoding winged helix DNA-binding domain-containing protein, giving the protein MRITDAERRARLVEFHHLRGDASSPLQAARDVVVLHATDPATVYLSALARCASASLSDIAKTMYDDRALVRMLAMRRTMFVVPADFVAIVHHGASTDVAARIRKHLLKQLATVPTEPELPDDLPAWLEKVEKGVESALMRRGTATGTELAVEEPRLRTALLPTTERAWDVRRTITSQVLTMMGAEGRIVRCEPRGTWTSRHHTWEPGHSWWPNGIEELETANARQELAAAYIHRFGPVTEADVAWWTGWPLGVTRKALAALDTVTVEAGSGSALMLADDVKVQGSAVDGCATLLPALDPTPMGWKERAWYLPEDPAPLFDRNGNIGPTVWWEGEIIGGWAIRNDGSIATRLLSDRGAAASSAVATAVEELTPRLDGTVVIPSFRTPLERELSS
- a CDS encoding septum formation family protein, which encodes MSTNRFGPASRTGRRRRRLSGLVLAAAPLAAISCSAGGGDATDDAEPTSPGAATAEHDAGTREVSEFDVQVGDCLLGPEEASTPGTVAVVPCDEPHQQEIFAIYQLDGTEFPGDNEVQETARDGCRDEFQAFTGTEEESSKYVLNFLYPTEVTWAGGDREVVCMILDPDGPVSGSLRDVGE
- a CDS encoding NUDIX hydrolase; its protein translation is MPVSMDEVVQRVAAYQPRSLPPDGMRAATALVLCAEPEPLFVVIRRATRHGDPWSGHAALPGGRCDKSDVDAAATARRETHEEIGLIVGEPVGQLDDIGGRFHKGVVTPVVFQISRAQPLHPDPREVAAAHWVPLSLLEDPKRRTRHPHRKIGPWPAWDYQTGDVPPLDSLIIWGLTHRILSNFLDVIDPAR